One Spinacia oleracea cultivar Varoflay chromosome 4, BTI_SOV_V1, whole genome shotgun sequence DNA segment encodes these proteins:
- the LOC130459373 gene encoding uncharacterized protein: protein MTNEQLVEAIGGDLKVCSLTNQSLFPTPLQKLLFNLVRRGIVPRTQKRTLANLYDASLMYCLEHKIPINFPALMIKHLSHCVPSDYKVGYASLLTMVFRSFSVDLRDYGELMVTSQQIVQSDLLKSMNLQVVNGRLCWAMATVKEPKSKGEKEGVPKVVPKKVEKATKVVPKVPKDVPRGKRRSIRVATRVPKVIVPPVFVDISCDNEDDDGNVEVLEDTVEFEKEEKESTPVPTPKVDSPVPQPRYIPVPPSPTVPSSITGFGGFAAFGSSSSLGSHDPNKEELKEHVIMLRKDRDRMIKLQESTNSMILQLQNQITALLSGVQPMDSSPSHT, encoded by the exons ATGACTAATGAACAACTTGTGGAAGCAATAGGAGGAGATCTTAAAGTGTGTTCCTTAACTAACCAAAGCTTGTTTCCCACCCCTCTACAAAAACTACTTTTTAACCTTGTTCGTAGAGGTATTGTTCCTCGCACTCAAAAGCGTACCTTGGCCAACCTCTATGATGCTTCTTTGATGTATTGCCTTGAACACAAAATACCAATCAACTTTCCTGCCTTAATGATTAAACACTTATCCCATTGTGTTCCTTCAGATTATAAAGTTGGTTATGCTTCATTGTTGACAATGGTGTTTAGGAGTTTCTCTGTGGATTTGCGTGACTATGGAGAGTTGATGGTCACTAGTCAACAAATTGTGCAAAGTGATTTATTAAAAAGCATGAATCTACAAGTAGTTAATGGGAGATTATGTTGGGCCATGGCTACAGtgaag gaACCTAAAAGTAAGGGGGAAAAAGAAGGTGTTCCTAAGGTAGTTCCCAAGAAGGTGGAAAAGGCTACTAAGGTGGTTCCTAAGGTGCCAAAGGATGTTCCTCGTGGTAAACGTAGGAGCATAAGGGTAGCCACTAGAGTTCCTAAGGTCATTGTTCCTCcggtgttcgttgacatatctTGTGACAATGAGGATGATGATGGGAACGTAGAGGTATTGGAGGACACTGTTGAATTTGAAAAGGAGGAAAAGGAATCCACCCCTGTTCCTACACCAAAGGTGGATAGCCCTGTTCCTCAACCAAGGTACATCCCTGTTCCTCCCTCTCCTACTGTTCCTTCTTCCATTACTGGCTTTGGTGGGTTTGCTGCTTTTGGTTCTTCAAGTTCCTTAGGATCTCATGATCCCAATAaggaggaactcaaggaacatgTTATCATGTTGAGAAAGGATAGGGATAGAATGATAAAGCTTCAAGagtccacaaattctatgataCTACAACTCCAGAATCAGATTACAGCCTTGTTATCTGGAGTTCAACCAATGGATTCAAGTCCTTCCCATACTTGA